The following coding sequences are from one Frigoribacterium sp. Leaf415 window:
- a CDS encoding YlxR family protein, which yields MEPVRTCIGTRARAPRSALVRVVARNGRLVVDPTATLPGRGAWLTPSIDAFESAVKRRAFRRALRLDSEPDVDELRAHLTRITTSRPIATTEQAERHMDN from the coding sequence GTGGAACCCGTCAGAACGTGCATCGGTACTCGAGCGCGCGCTCCGCGATCCGCACTCGTGCGGGTCGTCGCCCGAAACGGACGTCTCGTGGTCGATCCGACCGCGACCCTTCCCGGGCGGGGTGCGTGGTTGACGCCGTCGATCGACGCGTTCGAGTCGGCAGTGAAGCGCAGGGCTTTCCGCCGTGCACTCCGCCTCGACTCCGAACCCGACGTCGACGAGCTCCGCGCCCACCTCACGCGGATCACCACTTCACGACCCATCGCCACGACAGAACAGGCTGAACGGCACATGGACAACTAA
- a CDS encoding bifunctional riboflavin kinase/FAD synthetase, with protein sequence MQFYDLVGDVPPDFGPSAVTIGKFDGVHVGHRAVIDMLEGVARDEGLVSTVVTFDRHPLAVLRPDDVPTALVSNRQKRELLDEAGVAATLMLTFDAELRALTPDEFVDRILVGALHARVVFVGDDFRFGVRGSGTVDTLRELGASRGFRVVSIDDVRPSGGRRASSTWIRELMDAGDVREAGVLLGREPSVRGIVVHGEQRGRELGFPTANLARDSEGFVPADGVYAARVMVGDTLYPAAVSVGNNPTFEGVPAKQVEAHLLDVSLDLYGIEVTVHFVDWVRGNVRFDGLEALIAHIRADVVRTREILGLPTA encoded by the coding sequence GTGCAGTTCTACGACCTGGTCGGCGACGTGCCGCCCGACTTCGGGCCGAGCGCCGTCACCATCGGCAAATTCGACGGAGTCCACGTCGGGCACCGCGCCGTGATCGACATGCTCGAGGGGGTGGCGCGCGACGAGGGTCTCGTGTCCACCGTGGTCACCTTCGACCGGCACCCGTTGGCGGTGCTGCGACCCGACGACGTGCCCACGGCCCTCGTGAGCAACCGGCAGAAGCGCGAGCTGCTCGACGAGGCCGGTGTCGCCGCCACCCTCATGCTCACCTTCGACGCCGAGCTGCGGGCGCTGACGCCCGACGAGTTCGTCGACCGCATCCTGGTCGGGGCCCTGCACGCCCGGGTCGTGTTCGTCGGCGACGACTTCCGTTTCGGCGTACGGGGCAGTGGCACCGTCGACACCCTGCGCGAACTCGGTGCCTCCCGCGGGTTCCGGGTCGTCTCGATCGACGACGTGCGACCGAGCGGTGGCCGTCGGGCGTCCTCGACCTGGATCCGTGAACTGATGGACGCCGGCGACGTCCGCGAGGCCGGCGTCCTGCTCGGGCGCGAGCCGTCGGTGCGCGGCATCGTCGTGCACGGAGAACAGCGCGGCCGTGAGCTGGGCTTCCCGACGGCCAACCTGGCCCGCGACAGCGAGGGCTTCGTCCCCGCCGACGGCGTCTACGCCGCCCGCGTGATGGTCGGTGACACGCTCTACCCGGCGGCGGTGTCGGTCGGCAACAACCCGACCTTCGAGGGGGTGCCGGCCAAGCAGGTCGAGGCGCACCTGCTCGACGTCTCACTCGACCTCTACGGGATCGAGGTCACCGTCCACTTCGTCGACTGGGTACGGGGCAACGTGCGCTTCGACGGGCTCGAGGCCCTGATCGCGCACATCCGTGCCGACGTCGTCCGCACACGCGAGATCCTGGGGCTGCCGACCGCCTGA
- a CDS encoding SDR family oxidoreductase encodes MSANTPDGVPSSTPVTSDTDHAVASRRVLVTGATGYIGGRLTPRLVAAGADVRVLVRSPEKLRDVPWSGDVEVVQGDLTDPETVRPAMEGVDVVYYLAHAMGGRGDFERAEADAAHTVADAARDAGVRRIVYLGGLHPEGDLSKHLQSRKDVGDVLLASGVPTVALQAGVVIGSGSASFEMVRHLTDVLPYMPAPKWVRNFIQPIAVRDVLHYLLGAADVPDDVNRTFDIGGPDVLRYGQMMNGYALEAGLKQRPIASLPVFTPWLASQWVNLVTPVPRALAVPIIASLQYDCVVREHDIDAVVPPPAEGLLPYRRAVRLALQREQDGDVETSWQDSSVAGAPSDLLPSDPDWSGHTVYTDDRQTDTSAPPAELWKVLESIGGENGWYSFPLAWSARGWMDRMVGGVGLRRGRRSATSLRAGDALDWWRVEKLERGHLLRLRAEMKVPGGAWLELTVEPRPEGGSHYRQRAVFFPQGLGGRLYWFAILPFHGVIFSGMLRRITATAEREAAEREAAGRAAGDRAAGAAGGATTDATAVA; translated from the coding sequence ATGTCTGCGAACACTCCCGACGGCGTGCCGTCGAGCACCCCCGTCACCAGCGACACCGACCACGCCGTGGCCTCCCGCCGGGTGTTGGTGACCGGGGCGACCGGGTACATCGGCGGGCGGTTGACGCCGCGGCTCGTGGCCGCCGGGGCGGACGTGCGGGTGCTCGTCCGCTCGCCCGAGAAGCTGCGCGACGTGCCCTGGTCGGGCGACGTCGAGGTCGTCCAGGGCGACCTGACCGACCCCGAGACGGTTCGTCCCGCCATGGAGGGCGTCGACGTCGTCTACTACCTCGCCCACGCGATGGGTGGCAGAGGCGACTTCGAGCGCGCCGAGGCCGATGCGGCGCACACCGTCGCCGACGCCGCGCGTGACGCGGGCGTCCGCCGCATCGTCTACCTCGGCGGACTGCACCCCGAGGGCGACCTGTCGAAGCACCTGCAGTCGCGCAAGGACGTCGGCGACGTGTTGTTGGCGAGCGGCGTCCCGACCGTCGCCCTGCAGGCCGGCGTCGTCATCGGCTCGGGCAGCGCCTCGTTCGAGATGGTTCGTCACCTCACGGACGTGCTGCCCTACATGCCGGCGCCGAAGTGGGTGCGCAACTTCATCCAGCCGATCGCCGTCCGCGACGTCCTCCACTACCTGCTCGGCGCGGCCGACGTGCCCGACGACGTCAACCGCACCTTCGACATCGGCGGCCCCGACGTGCTGCGCTACGGGCAGATGATGAACGGCTACGCGCTCGAGGCCGGCCTCAAGCAACGTCCGATCGCGTCCCTGCCCGTCTTCACGCCGTGGCTCGCCTCGCAGTGGGTCAACCTCGTCACGCCCGTGCCCCGCGCCCTCGCCGTCCCGATCATCGCGTCCCTGCAGTACGACTGCGTCGTGCGCGAGCACGACATCGACGCCGTGGTGCCCCCGCCCGCCGAGGGACTGTTGCCCTACCGCCGGGCCGTGCGCCTCGCCCTGCAGCGCGAGCAGGACGGCGACGTCGAGACCAGCTGGCAGGACTCGTCGGTCGCGGGGGCGCCGAGCGACCTGCTGCCGAGCGACCCCGACTGGTCCGGGCACACCGTCTACACGGACGACCGCCAGACCGACACGAGTGCGCCACCGGCCGAGCTCTGGAAGGTGCTCGAGAGCATCGGCGGCGAGAACGGGTGGTACTCGTTCCCGCTGGCCTGGTCGGCCCGCGGCTGGATGGACCGCATGGTCGGGGGAGTGGGACTCCGGCGCGGCCGCCGCAGCGCGACGAGCCTGCGCGCCGGCGACGCCCTCGACTGGTGGCGGGTCGAGAAGCTCGAACGCGGTCACCTGCTGCGGTTGCGGGCCGAGATGAAGGTCCCGGGAGGCGCGTGGCTGGAACTCACGGTCGAGCCGCGTCCCGAGGGCGGCTCGCACTACCGCCAACGCGCGGTCTTCTTCCCCCAGGGGCTCGGTGGACGGCTCTACTGGTTCGCGATCCTGCCGTTCCACGGCGTCATCTTCTCGGGCATGCTGCGGCGCATCACCGCGACGGCCGAGCGAGAGGCGGCCGAGCGGGAGGCGGCCGGTCGGGCAGCCGGCGACCGAGCGGCCGGTGCTGCGGGCGGGGCGACGACCGACGCGACGGCCGTCGCGTGA
- the deoC gene encoding deoxyribose-phosphate aldolase, with the protein MTTQQLPTVSAVAGMIDHAILKPELTRAEVDAALDDAAANHVFSVCVRPSDIAHAVERLEGTGVLVGTVIGFPHGTTSTAAKAAESRQAIADGAAELDMVVNIGWLRSGMTDEVESDVRGVVEAAGDTIVKVILETAYLDDDQIVAGSKAAERAGAAFVKTSTGFAGGGATLPHLRLMREAVSDSVQVKASGGVRGLDTVLEMLDLGVTRFGTSASGTILADLAHRLETGRASGAGDDATSY; encoded by the coding sequence ATGACTACCCAGCAGCTCCCCACCGTCTCCGCCGTCGCCGGCATGATCGACCACGCGATCCTCAAGCCCGAACTCACCCGCGCCGAGGTCGACGCCGCCCTCGACGACGCCGCCGCGAACCACGTCTTCAGCGTCTGCGTGCGCCCCTCCGACATCGCCCACGCCGTCGAGCGCCTCGAGGGCACCGGCGTGCTGGTCGGCACCGTCATCGGCTTCCCGCACGGCACGACCTCGACGGCCGCGAAGGCCGCCGAGTCGCGTCAGGCGATCGCCGACGGCGCCGCCGAACTCGACATGGTCGTCAACATCGGCTGGCTGCGCAGCGGCATGACCGACGAGGTCGAGTCCGACGTGCGCGGCGTCGTCGAGGCGGCCGGCGACACGATCGTCAAGGTCATCCTCGAGACGGCCTACCTCGACGACGACCAGATCGTCGCGGGCTCGAAGGCCGCCGAGCGCGCCGGGGCCGCCTTCGTCAAGACGTCCACCGGTTTCGCGGGCGGCGGCGCGACGCTCCCCCACCTGCGCCTGATGCGCGAAGCCGTCTCCGACTCCGTCCAGGTGAAGGCCTCGGGCGGCGTGCGCGGCCTCGACACGGTGCTCGAGATGCTCGACCTCGGCGTCACGCGCTTCGGCACGAGCGCCAGCGGCACGATCCTCGCCGACCTGGCCCACCGCCTCGAGACTGGCCGCGCCTCGGGCGCGGGCGACGACGCCACGTCGTACTGA
- the rbfA gene encoding 30S ribosome-binding factor RbfA: protein MVDAQRARKMADRIHEIIARRLERGIKDPRLGFVTITDVKVTGDLQHASVFYTVYGTDDERRDTGAALKSATGMLRSEVGKNITARLTPSLEFILDALPENAASIDRLLQEARQRDHESQTMASSAEYAGDADPYVKPRDLDADDDLDDAEDDLDDDLALDDELEAPAAGGSTEPDGSTR, encoded by the coding sequence ATGGTTGACGCGCAACGCGCCCGCAAGATGGCCGACCGCATCCACGAGATCATCGCGCGGCGTCTCGAACGCGGCATCAAGGACCCCCGCCTCGGGTTCGTCACGATCACCGACGTCAAGGTGACCGGCGACCTGCAGCACGCCTCGGTCTTCTACACGGTCTACGGCACCGACGACGAGCGACGTGACACGGGTGCGGCCCTCAAGTCGGCGACCGGCATGCTGCGCAGCGAGGTGGGCAAGAACATCACCGCGCGGCTCACGCCGAGCCTCGAGTTCATCCTCGACGCCCTGCCCGAGAACGCGGCCTCGATCGACCGCCTGCTGCAAGAGGCCCGTCAGCGCGACCACGAGAGCCAGACCATGGCCTCGTCGGCCGAGTACGCCGGCGACGCCGACCCGTACGTCAAGCCGCGCGACCTCGACGCGGACGACGACCTCGACGACGCCGAGGACGACCTGGACGACGACCTGGCCCTGGACGACGAGCTCGAGGCCCCGGCCGCGGGCGGCTCGACCGAGCCCGACGGCTCCACCCGCTGA
- the infB gene encoding translation initiation factor IF-2, translating into MAKPRVHEIASELGIDSKTALEKLKEMGEFVKGPSSSVEPPVARKLRQAFAGAAKPATPAAKAPSAGAAAQPASSAPKPGGPRPAAPKPPVAEPTPAPVAAAEPDVDAAPAPVAPLTVAERQAQAEAQRAAAAAAAKDDAAAPADDAAKPGAAGPKPGGPRPGAPRPGNNPFASNQGMGRPSAPRPGGSGAASSMPRPGGAAGPRPMAPRPGAPRPGAPRPGVGAGPRPNGFGQRPAGGGAGRPGGAGGGFQRPGAGAPGAAGGFRPGFSGPRPSGGGGRGRGPGGGTAGAFGRGGGKSKARKSKRTKRAEFEMRSAPSLGGVSVPRGDGSTIVRLRRGASISDFADKIDASPGNLVTVLFHLGEMATATESLDEATFQVLGEELGYNIQVVSPEDEDKELLEGFDIDLEQELEDEDESVLQIRPPVVTVMGHVDHGKTRLLDAIRNANVVAGEAGGITQHIGAYQVWAPHEGVERAITFIDTPGHEAFTAMRARGAQVTDIAILVVAADDGIMPQTVEALNHAQAAGVPIVVAVNKIDKEGANPAKVRQQLTEYGLVAEEYGGDVMFVDVSARDNKNIDALLEAVLLTADAGLDLRANPDKDARGVAIEARLDKGRGAVATVLIQSGTLRVGDAIVAGTAYGRVRAMVDENGDSVDEAYPSRPVLVQGLSSVPRAGDTFLVTEEDRTARQIAEKREAVERNASLAKARKRISLEDFTRALEEGKVEALNIIIKGDVSGAVEALEESLLKIEVDDSVQLRIIHRGVGAVTESDVNLATVDNAVIIGFNVRPDTKARERAAREGVDVRFYSVIYAALEDIENSLKGMLKPEFEEKQSGVAEIREIFRSSKVGNIAGVIVRSGTITRNARARVIREGVVVGDNLAIDSLRRFKDDVTEVRTDFEAGIGLGKFNDIQIGDEIETIEMVEKPRV; encoded by the coding sequence GTGGCTAAACCACGCGTACACGAGATCGCCAGCGAGCTGGGGATCGACAGCAAGACCGCACTAGAGAAGCTCAAAGAGATGGGCGAGTTCGTCAAGGGACCGTCGTCCAGCGTCGAGCCTCCCGTCGCCCGCAAGCTGCGCCAGGCATTCGCCGGCGCGGCGAAGCCCGCGACCCCCGCTGCCAAGGCCCCCTCGGCCGGTGCCGCCGCGCAGCCCGCGAGTTCGGCACCCAAGCCCGGCGGCCCCCGTCCGGCAGCTCCCAAGCCCCCCGTCGCCGAGCCGACGCCCGCCCCCGTGGCGGCGGCCGAGCCCGACGTCGACGCGGCACCCGCACCCGTCGCCCCGCTGACGGTCGCCGAGCGACAGGCCCAGGCCGAGGCGCAGCGCGCCGCAGCCGCGGCAGCCGCCAAGGACGACGCGGCGGCTCCGGCCGACGACGCAGCCAAGCCCGGTGCCGCCGGTCCCAAGCCCGGCGGCCCCCGCCCCGGTGCCCCGCGTCCCGGCAACAACCCCTTCGCCAGCAACCAGGGCATGGGTCGCCCCAGCGCGCCCCGTCCCGGCGGCTCCGGTGCGGCCAGCAGCATGCCGCGTCCCGGTGGCGCCGCAGGCCCCCGCCCGATGGCCCCGCGTCCCGGTGCTCCCCGTCCGGGCGCCCCGCGTCCCGGTGTCGGTGCCGGCCCCCGTCCCAACGGCTTCGGCCAGCGTCCCGCCGGTGGCGGCGCAGGTCGTCCCGGCGGTGCCGGTGGTGGCTTCCAGCGTCCCGGTGCCGGTGCTCCCGGCGCGGCCGGCGGCTTCCGCCCTGGTTTCAGCGGTCCCCGTCCCTCCGGTGGCGGCGGTCGCGGCCGTGGCCCCGGTGGCGGCACGGCCGGTGCGTTCGGTCGCGGTGGCGGCAAGAGCAAGGCACGCAAGTCGAAGCGGACGAAGAGGGCCGAGTTCGAGATGCGTTCGGCTCCGTCGCTGGGTGGCGTCAGCGTCCCCCGTGGCGACGGCAGCACCATCGTCCGCCTCCGTCGCGGTGCCTCGATCAGCGACTTCGCCGACAAGATCGACGCGAGCCCCGGCAACCTGGTGACCGTCCTCTTCCACCTCGGTGAGATGGCGACGGCGACCGAGTCCCTCGACGAGGCGACCTTCCAGGTCCTCGGCGAAGAGCTCGGCTACAACATTCAGGTCGTCTCGCCCGAGGACGAAGACAAAGAGCTGCTCGAGGGCTTCGACATCGACCTCGAGCAAGAGCTCGAGGACGAGGACGAGTCCGTCCTGCAGATCCGTCCTCCCGTCGTCACCGTCATGGGTCACGTCGACCACGGCAAGACGCGCCTCCTCGACGCGATCCGCAACGCCAACGTGGTCGCCGGCGAGGCCGGTGGCATCACGCAGCACATCGGCGCCTACCAGGTGTGGGCCCCGCACGAGGGCGTCGAGCGCGCCATCACCTTCATCGACACCCCCGGTCACGAGGCGTTCACCGCCATGCGTGCCCGTGGTGCCCAGGTGACCGACATCGCGATCCTCGTGGTCGCGGCCGACGACGGCATCATGCCGCAGACGGTCGAGGCGTTGAACCATGCCCAGGCGGCCGGCGTGCCGATCGTGGTCGCGGTCAACAAGATCGACAAAGAGGGCGCGAACCCGGCGAAGGTGCGTCAGCAGCTCACCGAATACGGCCTCGTCGCCGAGGAGTACGGCGGAGACGTCATGTTCGTCGACGTGTCGGCCCGTGACAACAAGAACATCGACGCCCTCCTCGAGGCCGTCCTGCTCACGGCCGACGCCGGTCTCGACCTGCGTGCCAACCCCGACAAGGACGCCCGTGGTGTCGCCATCGAGGCCCGCCTCGACAAGGGCCGCGGTGCCGTCGCGACGGTGCTGATCCAGTCGGGAACGCTGCGCGTCGGTGACGCCATCGTCGCCGGCACGGCCTACGGCCGCGTCCGCGCCATGGTCGACGAGAACGGCGACTCGGTCGACGAGGCCTACCCGAGCCGGCCCGTGCTGGTCCAGGGTCTGTCGAGCGTTCCCCGAGCCGGCGACACCTTCCTCGTCACCGAGGAGGACCGCACGGCTCGTCAGATCGCCGAGAAGCGTGAAGCCGTCGAGCGCAACGCCTCGCTGGCCAAGGCCCGCAAGCGCATCTCGCTCGAGGACTTCACCCGTGCTCTCGAAGAGGGCAAGGTCGAGGCGCTCAACATCATCATCAAGGGTGACGTGTCCGGTGCCGTCGAGGCGCTCGAAGAGTCGCTGCTCAAGATCGAGGTGGACGACAGCGTGCAGCTGCGCATCATCCACCGCGGTGTGGGTGCGGTCACCGAGAGCGACGTCAACCTGGCGACGGTCGACAACGCGGTCATCATCGGGTTCAACGTGCGTCCCGACACGAAGGCTCGTGAGCGTGCTGCTCGCGAGGGTGTCGACGTGCGGTTCTACTCGGTCATCTACGCGGCGCTCGAGGACATCGAGAACTCGCTCAAGGGCATGCTCAAGCCCGAGTTCGAGGAGAAGCAGTCCGGTGTCGCCGAGATCCGCGAGATCTTCCGTTCGTCGAAGGTCGGCAACATCGCCGGTGTCATCGTGCGATCGGGAACGATCACCCGCAACGCTCGTGCCCGTGTCATCCGCGAGGGCGTCGTCGTCGGCGACAACCTGGCGATCGACTCGCTGCGTCGCTTCAAGGACGACGTCACCGAGGTGCGGACGGACTTCGAGGCCGGCATCGGCCTCGGCAAGTTCAACGACATCCAGATCGGCGACGAGATCGAGACCATCGAGATGGTCGAGAAGCCCCGGGTCTGA
- a CDS encoding DUF6804 family protein, giving the protein MPTPTAPAFTRPALAPGLIAAIALLAGTALLDSDVFTVFRYVVSIFALIVLVFAYRGRLWWALPLLAAVAVLWNPVFVVPLPAELWQGLQFVAAALMIAVGVLVKVPTEAATTTKSASVRGRR; this is encoded by the coding sequence GTGCCCACCCCCACCGCCCCCGCGTTCACGCGTCCGGCCCTGGCACCCGGCTTGATCGCGGCCATCGCGCTGCTCGCCGGGACCGCATTGCTCGACTCCGACGTCTTCACCGTGTTCCGGTACGTCGTGTCGATCTTCGCCCTGATCGTCCTCGTGTTCGCCTACCGAGGTCGGCTCTGGTGGGCGCTGCCGTTGCTCGCCGCCGTCGCCGTCCTCTGGAACCCGGTGTTCGTCGTGCCCCTCCCGGCCGAGCTCTGGCAGGGCCTGCAGTTCGTGGCCGCCGCGCTCATGATCGCGGTCGGGGTGCTCGTGAAGGTGCCGACCGAGGCCGCGACGACCACGAAGTCCGCCTCGGTCCGGGGTCGCCGCTGA
- a CDS encoding A/G-specific adenine glycosylase has protein sequence MSISPAVNAWFRENGRDLPWRRPGFTAWGTLVSEIMLQQTPVARVVPRLEQWLERWPTPADLAASPASEAVRAWERLGYPRRALALHAAAVVITERHDGVVPEDVPSLLALPGIGDYTSRAVAVFAYGHRHPVVDTNVRRVLARAVEGLAEPWAPKASRDLPLMESQLPVDLEEARVANAGVMELGALVCTARSPKCDVCPLVEQCAWVLAGRPAHTGPRLRTQARFEGSDRQVRGLIMAELRASDVPVTPAEIETVWPDDAQRTRALAGLLRDGLAAGSPDEGYRLPD, from the coding sequence GTGAGCATCTCCCCCGCCGTGAACGCCTGGTTCCGCGAGAACGGTCGCGACCTCCCGTGGCGGCGACCCGGCTTCACGGCCTGGGGCACGCTGGTCAGCGAGATCATGCTGCAGCAGACCCCCGTGGCCCGCGTCGTCCCGCGCCTCGAGCAGTGGCTCGAACGCTGGCCCACGCCGGCCGACCTGGCGGCCTCGCCGGCCTCGGAGGCCGTGCGGGCCTGGGAACGCCTCGGCTACCCGCGTCGGGCCCTCGCCCTCCACGCCGCCGCCGTGGTCATCACCGAGAGACACGACGGGGTCGTGCCCGAGGACGTCCCGTCGCTCCTGGCGCTGCCCGGCATCGGCGACTACACCTCGCGTGCCGTCGCGGTCTTCGCCTACGGTCACCGTCACCCGGTCGTCGACACGAACGTCCGCCGCGTCCTGGCCCGCGCCGTCGAGGGGCTCGCCGAGCCATGGGCGCCCAAGGCCTCGCGCGACCTGCCCCTGATGGAGTCGCAGCTGCCCGTCGACCTCGAGGAGGCGCGGGTCGCGAACGCGGGCGTCATGGAGCTGGGTGCGCTGGTCTGCACGGCACGGTCGCCGAAGTGCGACGTCTGCCCGCTGGTCGAGCAGTGTGCGTGGGTGCTGGCAGGCCGTCCTGCGCACACCGGGCCGCGCCTCCGGACCCAGGCCCGCTTCGAGGGGTCGGACCGCCAGGTGCGCGGACTGATCATGGCCGAGTTGCGGGCCAGCGACGTCCCCGTCACCCCGGCCGAGATCGAGACGGTCTGGCCGGACGACGCGCAACGCACGAGAGCCCTCGCCGGGTTGCTCCGTGACGGTCTGGCCGCGGGGTCGCCCGACGAGGGCTATCGTCTGCCCGACTGA
- a CDS encoding GDSL-type esterase/lipase family protein, which yields MTQRETVAFVGDSLTENGDWAAWLPDEQVVNLGVGGDTVAGLTERLHDVVAANPDSVVLMIGTNDFTARRSVEQVVRGIENLMVAMRRELPGTRLLLQSIAPRGAEFAPRLKDANRHLRQFSSTVRAQWLDLWPALADESGDALRPEFAADHVHLTEAGYQAWLGELQPALERLRDEPPMSRPISVLDVAYDIE from the coding sequence ATGACACAACGAGAGACCGTCGCCTTCGTCGGCGACAGCTTGACCGAGAACGGCGACTGGGCGGCCTGGCTGCCCGACGAGCAGGTCGTCAACCTGGGTGTCGGGGGCGACACGGTCGCCGGCCTGACCGAACGGCTCCACGACGTCGTGGCCGCGAACCCCGACTCGGTGGTGCTGATGATCGGCACCAACGACTTCACCGCGCGACGCTCGGTCGAACAGGTGGTGCGCGGCATCGAGAACCTCATGGTGGCCATGCGCCGCGAACTGCCGGGCACGCGTCTGCTGTTGCAGTCGATCGCGCCGCGGGGGGCGGAGTTCGCACCCCGCCTCAAGGACGCCAACCGGCACCTCCGCCAGTTCTCGTCGACCGTCCGGGCGCAGTGGCTCGACCTCTGGCCCGCACTCGCCGACGAGTCGGGTGACGCCCTGCGACCCGAGTTCGCCGCCGACCACGTCCACCTCACCGAGGCCGGCTACCAGGCCTGGTTGGGCGAGCTGCAGCCCGCCCTCGAGCGCCTTCGCGACGAACCGCCGATGAGCCGCCCGATCAGCGTGCTCGACGTCGCCTACGACATCGAGTAG
- the nusA gene encoding transcription termination factor NusA codes for MDIDLSVLRLMEREREIPFDELVRIIEQAILTAYLKHTNQPESRIPAARVELDRKTGHVSVFAIERDDEGEVVGESVDSPSDFGRIAAFAAKQVINQRMRDIGDDKVLGQFKGREGDIVAGVIQQGPNPRMIHVDLGTVEAILPPEEQVPGEKYTHGSRIRVYVTGVSKGTKGPQITVSRTHPSLVRKLFALEVPEIASGVVEIVSLAREAGHRTKMAVRATEPGVNAKGACIGEMGQRVRAVTTELNDEKIDIVDYSSDLPTFVASALSPAKVSSAFVIDASTKAVRALVPDYQLSLAIGKEGQNARLAAKLTGARIDIQPDSILEDD; via the coding sequence CTGAGCGTGCTGCGTCTCATGGAGCGCGAGCGTGAAATCCCCTTCGACGAACTCGTGCGCATCATCGAGCAGGCCATCCTGACGGCCTACCTCAAGCACACGAACCAGCCCGAGAGCCGCATCCCGGCTGCTCGCGTCGAACTCGACCGCAAGACCGGGCACGTCTCGGTCTTCGCCATCGAACGCGACGACGAGGGCGAGGTCGTCGGCGAGTCCGTCGACAGCCCCAGCGACTTCGGCCGCATCGCCGCCTTCGCGGCCAAGCAGGTCATCAACCAGCGCATGCGCGACATCGGCGACGACAAGGTGCTCGGCCAGTTCAAGGGCCGTGAGGGCGACATCGTCGCGGGCGTGATCCAGCAGGGGCCCAACCCCCGCATGATCCATGTCGACCTCGGCACGGTCGAGGCGATCCTGCCGCCCGAAGAGCAGGTGCCGGGCGAGAAGTACACCCACGGCTCGCGCATCCGCGTGTACGTCACCGGCGTCAGCAAGGGCACGAAGGGGCCGCAGATCACGGTCTCGCGCACCCACCCGTCGCTCGTGCGCAAGCTCTTCGCCCTCGAGGTGCCCGAGATCGCCAGCGGTGTCGTCGAGATCGTCTCGCTGGCCCGCGAGGCCGGTCACCGCACCAAGATGGCCGTCCGCGCGACCGAGCCCGGCGTCAACGCCAAGGGGGCCTGCATCGGCGAGATGGGGCAGCGCGTGCGTGCGGTCACCACCGAGCTGAACGACGAGAAGATCGACATCGTCGACTACTCCAGCGACCTGCCGACCTTCGTCGCCAGCGCGCTGTCGCCGGCCAAGGTCTCGTCGGCCTTCGTGATCGACGCGTCCACCAAGGCCGTCCGGGCCCTCGTGCCCGACTACCAGCTGTCGCTCGCGATCGGCAAAGAGGGGCAGAACGCCCGCCTCGCCGCGAAGCTCACGGGCGCGCGGATCGACATCCAGCCGGACAGCATCCTCGAAGACGACTGA
- the truB gene encoding tRNA pseudouridine(55) synthase TruB, with protein MNSGLLLVDKPQGITSHDVVSRVRKAAGTRKVGHAGTLDPLATGLLVLGLNSSTRLLTFLVGLDKGYDATIRLGVSTTSDDSDGEVVSTTSAVDVTDDAIDAGIARLTGPISQVPTTVSAIKVDGRRAYDLARAGVEVELKARDVTIAEFTVLDRRDALVDGVPVRDLDVRVSCSSGTYVRALARDLGADLGVGGHLTALRRTRVGPFDVSRASVLEGIDVAPALLPPVDVARTLFPEWSMTAAEAVDLGHGKRVAVELDDTLGPVAAVTPTGRLAGLVSVRAGAAKPIVNFPTDEVQE; from the coding sequence GTGAACAGCGGCCTCCTCCTCGTCGACAAGCCGCAGGGCATCACCAGCCACGACGTCGTCTCGCGCGTGCGCAAGGCCGCGGGCACGCGGAAGGTCGGCCACGCCGGCACGCTCGACCCGCTGGCCACGGGACTGCTGGTGCTCGGCCTGAACTCGTCGACGCGCCTCCTGACCTTCCTGGTCGGCCTCGACAAGGGCTATGACGCGACCATCCGTCTCGGCGTGTCCACGACGAGCGACGACAGCGACGGCGAGGTCGTCTCGACGACCTCGGCGGTCGACGTCACCGACGACGCGATCGACGCCGGCATCGCCCGGCTGACCGGTCCGATCAGCCAGGTGCCCACCACGGTGAGCGCGATCAAGGTCGACGGCCGTCGCGCCTACGATCTCGCCCGCGCCGGGGTCGAGGTCGAGCTGAAGGCCCGCGACGTGACGATCGCCGAGTTCACGGTGCTCGACCGACGCGACGCGCTCGTCGACGGGGTGCCCGTGCGTGACCTCGACGTGCGGGTCTCGTGCTCCTCCGGCACCTACGTCCGGGCTCTCGCCCGCGACCTCGGGGCCGACCTCGGCGTCGGGGGACACCTGACCGCGCTGCGTCGGACGCGGGTCGGGCCGTTCGACGTGAGCCGCGCCTCCGTCCTCGAGGGCATCGACGTCGCCCCGGCGCTGCTGCCTCCCGTCGACGTCGCCCGGACGCTCTTCCCGGAGTGGTCCATGACCGCGGCCGAGGCCGTCGACCTCGGGCACGGCAAGCGCGTGGCCGTCGAACTCGACGACACCCTCGGGCCGGTCGCCGCCGTCACGCCCACGGGCAGGCTCGCGGGCCTGGTCTCGGTGCGGGCCGGCGCCGCGAAGCCCATCGTGAACTTCCCGACCGACGAGGTGCAGGAATGA